The genomic DNA AGCTTTCTTTTCCAAAGCTTTGTATGGACGCTGATTGGTATAGCTGAAGAAAAAACCAATGAAATAAGAATTCTGTCCCGCTGTCATACTTATTGCAGAAAACAAACTATCGATTAGAAAACTTTGGAAAATTGAAACAAAACGCGGCAACCTCATGTTTAGGTATGCCTAATACATAATTTAGGGGAGCCAGTGTATACAAAGGCGATTGAGGATTATTTAAAGGCTGTGTTCAGCCTGCAACGCGAGAACCAGATTGTTACGACAAAGCTGATCGCAAAGAAATTGAATGTTTCTCCACCTTCTGTGACTGAGATGGTGAAAAACTTGGTGCAAAAAAAACTGTTGCTTTACAAGCCATACAAAGGAGTTAAGCTAACTTCACGCGGGCGAAAGGAAGCTCTCAGAATCATACGTGCTCATCGGTTGATAGAGAGCTTTTTGGTCGAAGTGCTTGATGTGCCCTGGGAAACAGTCCACCAGGAGGCGGAAAAATGGGAGCATGTGATTTCAGAGGATATTCTTGATCGAATTGAGAAAAAGCTTAATTACCCGGCTAATGATCCACATGGGGCACAGATTCCTTCCAGGGAAGGTGGATTTGAAGACCAGAAGCTTCGCACTTTGTGCAGTTTAAAAGCCGGCCAAGCGGGAATTGTCCGGGAAGTTAATGATACCGATCCTGAATTGTTAGAGTATTTAACAGAAATCGACCTCAAGCCGGGTGTCAAGTTTTCAGTGAAAGATATCTCAGCATCTGGAGGTTTTATGAGAATCAAATTAAATAACGAAGATAGATTTATCGGTCTTAAGGCATCGGAAAAAATATTTGTTATGATAATTTAGATTGGAGGAATTAGTGAATAGTATTTATAATATTATACGAAAAAGAATCTCAAGACAGTCGATCGCATATTGGTCAATGGCCGTGTTGTTCATAAATTCTATTGTTTTGGTAATTCTACCTTCATCTCTGGTCGCGCAGGATGATGCCGTGACTGTCGGTGGAGCTTATCTTGGACTGTTCAATTACTTTGACCAGGAGAATTCTGGTATTGGTGAACCTGAGCGGAATCAATTTGACGTGGCCGCCAACATCGATTTCGAATGGAAGATTCGTTCGAACATCAAGGGATTATTTCAGCTTCAGGGCAGTCCCGGGGGTGGAAGCTTTGGTTACCCCGGTCCTGAAGTTGAGATAACTGACCTGAATATTGAGTTTTCATTCGCAGACCAGGACGCCACCCTGGTGGCGGGTTCATTTGATTCTCCGTTCGGAATGCAGACAGGATCGCTGAGCAACAATGCCGATACTTTCGGGAATCCGTTGCTGATGAATTCACTTTTTTACAGCGCATTTGCCGGAGCTCCGATGGGAACTCTGAATACGATCGGTGTGATGGGTAACTACATGCATGAAAACTTCGATCTTTCACTTGCGGTCACCAATGGGACTGATGAATCCGCGAATAATTCAGATGGTGGATTCGAGGTTTCCGGGACTGCAATGGGCATAATTCCAGTAGCTCAGGGCGAAGTCCGCGTGGCAGGTTCGTACATCAATAGCGATGATCGCTCGGAATCAGGCGCAACCGGAACGTCTTCGGATTTCAGCGGTTGGATGAGTGAAGCGCTCTATGCGCCTGCCAGTGATATCTATATCAAGGGTTATTTTGGCTCTCTCACTTATAATGATAACTTGGATACAACCGAGGACGATGTCATTATCTGGATGGGAGAAGTTCGCTACGGTCAGGACAGGTGGCATCTGGGGGCTCGGATTTCAGGCTGGATGCCACAGGATGAAGATGCTGATGGAAGTGGAATCTCAGGATTGATTCCAAATCCGGGATTGGCGCTCCAGGTGGCTGGGACTATGCCTGTAATTGATCAGAAAATTACCCGAATCCAGGTCGGAGCCGGGTACGGCTTAGATGATGACCTGATGATTAAAATTGAAATATTTATGGATAATTACGATAAAGCCAGTTTGACTGAATCAACCGATGTACAGGGTGTCATTATTGCCTTGAATGGAACCATTTAACTTTTAGATTTGTATGTAACGATATTGAAGGATAATTATGACAGGAGGAAATAAATGAAATCACTATATTTTATTATATCGGTTTTTATGGCCGGTTTTATAGTTGCCGGGTGTGGCGGTGGCGAAGATGGAACTGACGGTTCTTCTGGAAACGGCAAATTGAAAATCGTCGCTACGATAGGAATGATTGCCGATGTGGCCAAAAACGTCGGTGGAGAAAATGTCGAGGTCGTCGGCCTGATGGGTCCGGGTGTGGATCCACACACGTACAAGGCCAGTGCCGGCGATGTTACCCGGATGAGCGAGGCCGACCTGATCCTGTACAATGGCCTGCACCTCGAGGGAGCGATGTCCGAGGTGCTCGAAAAAGTCGGACAGCGTGCCAATACTTACGCAGTGACCGAGGCTGTCGACCAGTCCAGGTTGCTTTCTTCCGCCGACTATGAGGGGGCTCACGATCCGCATATATGGTTCGATGTCAGCCTCTGGATGAAAGCAGTCGAGGGCATTCGTGATAAACTGGTGGAACTCGATCCTGACAACCGGGACGCATATCAGGCTAACGCTGATAAGTATCTGGAAGAGATGAAAGAACTGCATCAATATGTTCTCGACCGGGCTTCCTCAGTGCCGGAAAACCAGAGGGTCC from Candidatus Zixiibacteriota bacterium includes the following:
- a CDS encoding metal-dependent transcriptional regulator — protein: MYTKAIEDYLKAVFSLQRENQIVTTKLIAKKLNVSPPSVTEMVKNLVQKKLLLYKPYKGVKLTSRGRKEALRIIRAHRLIESFLVEVLDVPWETVHQEAEKWEHVISEDILDRIEKKLNYPANDPHGAQIPSREGGFEDQKLRTLCSLKAGQAGIVREVNDTDPELLEYLTEIDLKPGVKFSVKDISASGGFMRIKLNNEDRFIGLKASEKIFVMII
- a CDS encoding manganese transporter codes for the protein MKSLYFIISVFMAGFIVAGCGGGEDGTDGSSGNGKLKIVATIGMIADVAKNVGGENVEVVGLMGPGVDPHTYKASAGDVTRMSEADLILYNGLHLEGAMSEVLEKVGQRANTYAVTEAVDQSRLLSSADYEGAHDPHIWFDVSLWMKAVEGIRDKLVELDPDNRDAYQANADKYLEEMKELHQYVLDRASSVPENQRVLITAHDAFNYFGRAYGFEVRGLQGISTASEAGTADVQNLSEFIATNQIPAIFVESSVPVRNIEAVQAAVKSRGFGVKIGGELFSDAMGTSGTPEGTYLGMVRHNIDTIVSSLKPE